The genomic region GAAAGTCGCGGATAAATCCACGATTTCTCAGCGGTGAAAAGCTACGCGATAATTAGTATTCTTGCGGCAGGCTCCTTAGCTCAGACCAGGAATAGACTGGGCCCTTTACACAGACATAGTCCTTACCCACGTTGCAACGTCCGCATTTGCCGACGCCACACTTCATCTTGTTTTCGATGGTGGTGTAGATCTGTTCGTCCGCAAAGCCCAATGCCTGCAGATTCTGGATGACAAACTTTATCATGATCGGTGGGCCACAGGTAATAGCAATGGCGTTATCGGGTGACGGCGCCTTGTCCATCAGGTTGGCTGGAACAAAACCCGTATAACCCTGCCAGTCCTCCTCGGGAGCATCGACTGAGAGTTGCACTTCGGCAGACGCCTTGAGCTTCTCAAAATCGGTCTCGTACATGATGTCGCTGGAGGAGCGGGCACCGTAGAAAACGGTGATCTTACCGAAGTCCTCACGTCGCGCCACTGCTGTCTGGATCACCGGCCAGATCGGGGCCAGGCCGACGCCGCCGCCGATGAAGACCAGATCCCGGCCCTTCCAGTCATCCAGGGGAAACTGGTTGCCGTAGGGGCCGCGGATACCGATGAAGTCGCCGATTTTGGCAGCGTGAAAGGCCGAGGTGACTCGCCCCATCTTCATGATGCTGAACTGCTTGTACTCTTTGACCAGCGGCGAAGAGGCGATTGATATCATCGATTCGCCTTTGCCGAACATCGACAGCATGGCGCACTGACCGCAGTCGTGCTCGAAACCGTCGTCGTTCGGGAATTCGACCTTGAAGGTCTTGATTGCCCTGGCGCCCTGGGTCTCCTCATCGATACCGACGATGCGTCCAATCTTTGGAAGATAGATGTTGTCCGTCATGATTGGCTTACTCTCTCCAAGACCGCGACAATGTCGATTCCGACCGGGCACTCCGTAATACAGCGACCGCAGCCCGTGCACTGCTGAGTTTTATGGTTTTCGACGAAGTAGAGAAATTTGTGGCTGACCCGTTGCCGCAGACGGGAACCAAGGTCTGCCCTGGGATTATGTCCCGATGTGTGCATGGTGAAGTCTGGGAACTGACAGTTGTCCCAGGTTCTCACCCGCTCGCCCTCCCCAGTAGTCGGGCTAATCACTTCGTCGTTGATGTCGAAGCAGTGACAGGTCGGACAGAGGAAGGTGCAGATGCCGCAACCGATGCAATGCTGTGCCATATCGGCCCACAGCGGAGAGTCGAAGCTCTCGCGGATTGCCTCGGGAATGGCGTCCAGATTACCAAGGGGACGCTGGGGATGACTGCGTGAGGTATCGTGAACCTTCTCGGTCTCGGCCTGGTCACCGTCGCGAACCGCACCGAAGGCGTCGCGGCCCCGTTCCATGGCCTCCACTCCCTTCACCGTGATTCCCTTGACATGGAACCGGTCGCCCAGGTCGGTCATCAGAATGTCGAGACCGTCCTCGGAGTGTGGCGAACCGCCAACCGATTGACAGAAGCAGTTGGGGGAGTGAGGCTGGTTGCAGGCCAGACCGACCAGGGTCAGCTTGTCCCGTCTCGCCCAGTAATAGGGGTCTTCGAACTCTTTATTGAACACCGTGTCATTGCGGGGCATGCCCCTGCCATCGCAGGGTCGTACACCGAACACTACCGTGGGTTTTGGATCGGGCAGGGTCGCGGTCAGCACCGGAACGCCGTCCTTCTTTTCGAAACGGAAGAAGACCTCACGTTGGGGGAAGACGAACTCCTTGACGGAGCCGATGGTGTTGGTGTGAGAGAGGTCGATATCGGTGCCTGCCTCGACCCTGGCGTAATTCCAGACCGAGTCGGCAAAGGCGGGAGCGTATACCTCGCAGTCGTCGAGCATATCGACCCACTCCCTGAGTTTTTCCTGGTTAAGGATCTTTTCCATGGGAGCTACCTGATAAAACTATTGGGATCTTCGTCCCGGAAGGACGACAGCAGTGAGGCCTGTTCGATATCGTGTCCCGCCTGGTACTCGAACATCTCGAATGCCTCTTTTTCAAGTTTGGTATTGAGCAGACGTAGCGGGATATTGACCGGGCAGACCCGCTCGCATTCGCCACAATCGATACAACGGCCGGCCAGGTGAATGGCCCGGGTTAAGTGATAGACAGCGCTCTCAGAGGTGTTTGCCGAACGTTCGCACCAGCGGATGCGGTTGGCCTTCTCCTCGGCGCTGGTTCCCAGCGTGACCACGAATGTGGTGCTGTCGACCACGCACTCAGGGCAGTAGCACATGGGACAAACTGCGCGACAGGCGAAACAGCGCAGACAGCGATCAAAATGGTGCTCCCAGGTCGCCCAGCGCTCGTCCGCAGAGAGGCTCTCCGCTGCCTTGGCCGCGTGGAAGGGCTCGTCAAATTCGCGAGCTCCAACCGCCTCGCCAAAAACGATGTCATTCAGCGTTGGAATGGCCGCTCGGCATTCAAGGCAGCGGTCGGCCAAAACCTCTTGTGCGGGTATGACGGTTTCAGTTT from Gammaproteobacteria bacterium (ex Lamellibrachia satsuma) harbors:
- a CDS encoding FAD/NAD(P)-binding protein, which codes for MTDNIYLPKIGRIVGIDEETQGARAIKTFKVEFPNDDGFEHDCGQCAMLSMFGKGESMISIASSPLVKEYKQFSIMKMGRVTSAFHAAKIGDFIGIRGPYGNQFPLDDWKGRDLVFIGGGVGLAPIWPVIQTAVARREDFGKITVFYGARSSSDIMYETDFEKLKASAEVQLSVDAPEEDWQGYTGFVPANLMDKAPSPDNAIAITCGPPIMIKFVIQNLQALGFADEQIYTTIENKMKCGVGKCGRCNVGKDYVCVKGPVYSWSELRSLPQEY
- a CDS encoding 4Fe-4S dicluster domain-containing protein translates to MEKILNQEKLREWVDMLDDCEVYAPAFADSVWNYARVEAGTDIDLSHTNTIGSVKEFVFPQREVFFRFEKKDGVPVLTATLPDPKPTVVFGVRPCDGRGMPRNDTVFNKEFEDPYYWARRDKLTLVGLACNQPHSPNCFCQSVGGSPHSEDGLDILMTDLGDRFHVKGITVKGVEAMERGRDAFGAVRDGDQAETEKVHDTSRSHPQRPLGNLDAIPEAIRESFDSPLWADMAQHCIGCGICTFLCPTCHCFDINDEVISPTTGEGERVRTWDNCQFPDFTMHTSGHNPRADLGSRLRQRVSHKFLYFVENHKTQQCTGCGRCITECPVGIDIVAVLERVSQS
- a CDS encoding 4Fe-4S binding protein, producing MVNVEEIRDYAANLLGKGEVKSVLGFRRGSASAFAEPCTITDVGEAASLVWDPTCLNNLTLYLVKDHKQQAAAKTPDNRPVGIVAKGCDSRAIGVLLQENYFKREDVVVIGVSCEGTGVVDPRKLSAKLKGRTASRVSFYGADGINVRVYGEETETVIPAQEVLADRCLECRAAIPTLNDIVFGEAVGAREFDEPFHAAKAAESLSADERWATWEHHFDRCLRCFACRAVCPMCYCPECVVDSTTFVVTLGTSAEEKANRIRWCERSANTSESAVYHLTRAIHLAGRCIDCGECERVCPVNIPLRLLNTKLEKEAFEMFEYQAGHDIEQASLLSSFRDEDPNSFIR